A single genomic interval of Dysidea avara chromosome 8, odDysAvar1.4, whole genome shotgun sequence harbors:
- the LOC136264416 gene encoding uncharacterized protein isoform X1: MGNKLKKPLSVDRSFNYECPICHVKPKVYCSQKGRCDWSKSDDKIICGLCKQPVRYSAIDKHRATECPCYYPTVRQDDSRKNKNTQIRMKGTHEGEKVHKKKFITKHTPDISCGAAAEGNSQEKKSKGLEKNFSLLSIITLFVILVAILFCIVQSETKNATREHIAPVIFEMHNFTVKMENETVWWSDPFFAFWRGYKMCLMVDVSRYGMSIYLYLMKGPYDDELEQSHHWPLRGTFKVVLLDQLNDDHYTQYISFDGISSNYTNRVMKQGRAPNGYGNFHFISHKTILDSNYLKNNSLYFMIFYQPNSALKQTANIPYEYVAPVTFKMYGFTTEMMKNEEEWESCPFFAFWRGHKMFLDVYVKDYDVCNVWVPFDSEDDDDDDVIIEIFDGDHIDDYCGRMCFHLHHIEGPYDDELKQSGHWPIRGTFEVEVIDQLNGNNHTHNISFDGIIKRGRNRNGIVSTVWDVEGSCQSIKHKGAVVDYDSFYFVISYQSNSA, encoded by the exons ATGGGTAACAAATTGAAGAAACCCCTCTCTGTGGATCGTTCGTTCAATTATGAGTGTCCAATCTGTCACGTAAAACCGAAAGTTTATTGTTCACAGAAGGGTAGATGCGACTGGAGTAAATCTGATGACAAGATCATTTGTGGACTTTGTAAACAGCCGGTACGATACTCGGCGATCGATAAGCACAGAGCTACTGAATGTCCTTGTTACTACCCTACTGTTCGTCAAGATGATAGCAGAAAG AATAAGAATACTCAGATTAGAATGAAGGGTACTCACGAAGgtgaaaaagtacacaaaaagaaaTTCATCACTAAACACACACCAGATATATCTTGTGGTGCTGCTGCTGAAGGAAATTCTCAAGAAAAGAAGAGTAAAGGTTTAGAAAAAAACTTCAGTCTGTTGTCCATCATAACATTATTTGTTATCTTAGTAGCCATCCTCTTTTGCATAGTGCAATCTGAAACCAAAAACGCTACCCGCGAACATATAGCACCAGTAATATTTGAAATGCACAACTTTACTGTGAAGATGGAGAATGAAACAGTGTGGTGGAGTGATCCTTTCTTTGCTTTCTGGAGAGGATATAAGATGTGTCTAATGGTCGATGTTAGTCGTTATGGTATGTCTATCTATTTGTACCTCATGAAGGGTCCATATGATGATGAATTAGAACAATCACATCACTGGCCATTAAGAGGAACATTTAAAGTAGTACTACTTGACCAATTAAATGATGACCATTACACTCAGTATATATCATTTGATGGCATTTCAAGTAACTACACTAACAGAGTAATGAAGCAGGGTAGGGCTCCTAATGGTTATGGAAATTTCCATTTCATATCTCACAAGACTATTCTTGATAGCAACTACCTCAAAAATAACAGTCTCTACTTCATGATCTTCTATCAGCCCAACAGTGCACTAAAACAAACTGCAAACATTCCTTATGAATATGTAGCACCAGTgacctttaaaatgtatggttttACTACTGAAATGATGAAAAATGAAGAAGAATGGGAAAGTTGTCCATTCTTTGCATTCTGGAGAGGGCATAAGATGTTTCTTGATGTTTATGTTAAGGATTAtgatgtttgtaatgtttgggTGCCATTTGATTCtgaggatgatgatgatgatgatgttattATTGAAATTTTTGATGGGGATCATATTGATGATTATTGTGGGCGTATGTGTTTTCATTTGCACCACATTGAGGGTCCATATGATGATGAGCTAAAACAGTCAGGTCACTGGCCAATAAGAGGAACATTTGAAGTAGAAGTAATTGACCAACTAAATGGTAACAATCACACTCACAATATATCATTTGATGGCATTATTAAAAGGGGAAGAAACAGGAATGGGATAGTAAGCACAGTCTGGGATGTAGAAGGAAGCTGCCAGTCTATAAAACACAAGGGTGCTGTTGTAGACTATGACAGCTTCTACTTCGTTATCTCCTATCAGTCCAACAGTGCTTAG
- the LOC136264416 gene encoding uncharacterized protein isoform X2 has protein sequence MGNKLKKPLSVDRSFNYECPICHVKPKVYCSQKGRCDWSKSDDKIICGLCKQPVRYSAIDKHRATECPCYYPTVRQDDSRKNKNTQIRMKGTHEGEKVHKKKFITKHTPDISCGAAAEGNSQEKKSKVAILFCIVQSETKNATREHIAPVIFEMHNFTVKMENETVWWSDPFFAFWRGYKMCLMVDVSRYGMSIYLYLMKGPYDDELEQSHHWPLRGTFKVVLLDQLNDDHYTQYISFDGISSNYTNRVMKQGRAPNGYGNFHFISHKTILDSNYLKNNSLYFMIFYQPNSALKQTANIPYEYVAPVTFKMYGFTTEMMKNEEEWESCPFFAFWRGHKMFLDVYVKDYDVCNVWVPFDSEDDDDDDVIIEIFDGDHIDDYCGRMCFHLHHIEGPYDDELKQSGHWPIRGTFEVEVIDQLNGNNHTHNISFDGIIKRGRNRNGIVSTVWDVEGSCQSIKHKGAVVDYDSFYFVISYQSNSA, from the exons ATGGGTAACAAATTGAAGAAACCCCTCTCTGTGGATCGTTCGTTCAATTATGAGTGTCCAATCTGTCACGTAAAACCGAAAGTTTATTGTTCACAGAAGGGTAGATGCGACTGGAGTAAATCTGATGACAAGATCATTTGTGGACTTTGTAAACAGCCGGTACGATACTCGGCGATCGATAAGCACAGAGCTACTGAATGTCCTTGTTACTACCCTACTGTTCGTCAAGATGATAGCAGAAAG AATAAGAATACTCAGATTAGAATGAAGGGTACTCACGAAGgtgaaaaagtacacaaaaagaaaTTCATCACTAAACACACACCAGATATATCTTGTGGTGCTGCTGCTGAAGGAAATTCTCAAGAAAAGAAGAGTAAAG TAGCCATCCTCTTTTGCATAGTGCAATCTGAAACCAAAAACGCTACCCGCGAACATATAGCACCAGTAATATTTGAAATGCACAACTTTACTGTGAAGATGGAGAATGAAACAGTGTGGTGGAGTGATCCTTTCTTTGCTTTCTGGAGAGGATATAAGATGTGTCTAATGGTCGATGTTAGTCGTTATGGTATGTCTATCTATTTGTACCTCATGAAGGGTCCATATGATGATGAATTAGAACAATCACATCACTGGCCATTAAGAGGAACATTTAAAGTAGTACTACTTGACCAATTAAATGATGACCATTACACTCAGTATATATCATTTGATGGCATTTCAAGTAACTACACTAACAGAGTAATGAAGCAGGGTAGGGCTCCTAATGGTTATGGAAATTTCCATTTCATATCTCACAAGACTATTCTTGATAGCAACTACCTCAAAAATAACAGTCTCTACTTCATGATCTTCTATCAGCCCAACAGTGCACTAAAACAAACTGCAAACATTCCTTATGAATATGTAGCACCAGTgacctttaaaatgtatggttttACTACTGAAATGATGAAAAATGAAGAAGAATGGGAAAGTTGTCCATTCTTTGCATTCTGGAGAGGGCATAAGATGTTTCTTGATGTTTATGTTAAGGATTAtgatgtttgtaatgtttgggTGCCATTTGATTCtgaggatgatgatgatgatgatgttattATTGAAATTTTTGATGGGGATCATATTGATGATTATTGTGGGCGTATGTGTTTTCATTTGCACCACATTGAGGGTCCATATGATGATGAGCTAAAACAGTCAGGTCACTGGCCAATAAGAGGAACATTTGAAGTAGAAGTAATTGACCAACTAAATGGTAACAATCACACTCACAATATATCATTTGATGGCATTATTAAAAGGGGAAGAAACAGGAATGGGATAGTAAGCACAGTCTGGGATGTAGAAGGAAGCTGCCAGTCTATAAAACACAAGGGTGCTGTTGTAGACTATGACAGCTTCTACTTCGTTATCTCCTATCAGTCCAACAGTGCTTAG